The following is a genomic window from Chitinophaga caseinilytica.
GTTCACCGTGATCAGGCCCAGCGAAGGGGAGCAGTCTACGATAATAAAGTCGTATTCGTCCTTGACAGTGTCAATCACCTGCTTCATCACCCGTTCCCGGTTGGGATGGTTGATCAGTTCCAGCTCCGCGCCCACCAGGTCGATGTGCGAAGGCAACACTTTCAGGTTCGGCGTGTCGGATTCCAGGATCACGTCCCGGGCCTGCACGTCGTTCACCATGCAGTCGTACAGGCTCTGCTGGATATTACGCAGGTCGAAGCCCAGCCCTGTGGTACTGTTGGCCTGAGGGTCAGCGTCCACGAGCAGCGTTTTGTACTCCAGTACCGCCAGGCTGCTGGCGAGGTTGATGGCGCTGGTCGTTTTCCCCACGCCCCCTTTCTGATTGGCGATTGCGATGATTCTTGCCATTGTCTTGTCTTAAATTCCAGGTTTAATAGGATAAAATAGGATATCAGCCGATGGCATCGATGGTTTCACCGATCCCCGGCAGCAGCAGGGTCAGCCCTGCTTCTTCGAACAACTGCTGTGCGGCAGCCTTATCGATCTTGATATATCCGAATGTGTCGTAATGTACTCCAATAATGCGCTGGCATTCAATGAATTCTGCAGCGATCACGGCATCGTCTGCCCCCATCGTGAAATTGTCGCCCACCGGCAGCACCGCAAAGTCCAGCTTCGCCCACCGCGGGATCAGTTCCATATCGAACGTCAAAGCCGTATCTCCCGAATAATAGAAATTCCCCTCACCGGTCATGAACAGGAAACCCATCGGGTTGCCCCCGTAATTGCCGTCGGGCAAACCACTGGAATGATGCGCAACGGTACATTTCACCGTACCGAAGTCAAAATGCCACTTGCCGCCCGTATTCATCGGGTGCACTTTTTCATGCCCCTGCTTCTGCACCCACTCCGTCAACTCATAAGCCCCCACCACCGTGGCACCCGTGCGCTTCGCCAGCGCCATCAGGTCGGCCACATGGTCGGCATGACCATGGGAAACGAATATGTAATCCGCCTCAATACGTTCAACGTCAATGGATTTTGCCAGCTCGTTGTGCGTAATGAACGGGTCGAACACGATCTTTTTCCCCTTCACTTCCACCGCAAAACTGGAATGCCCGTAATAGGTGAATTTCATATTGCAATGATATAATAATATGACCTAATCGGACAAAAATACAACGAATCACCTAATAACGGGCCATGCTCCCTATTTATTTATTCACACCGCCGGCTGGGGAAAAATCACATTTTTTTAGGTTTTACTTTGCAATTTTTTGGTCAGATATTCGTCTTCCTTACCACGGAAGCCATCCCCATCAGCGCGATTGTGCTATTTTTACAGGATTGCTTCGATAATTAAATCATTGATCCATACGATATTATGCGAGCCGGACCCAATTTACTCTCCACCATACTCCTCGTCATCATCATGCTGGCGCTCGACGCCTACGTTTTTTACGCCCTCCGTTCCCTGATGGCCAACGCCGCCCCCAGGCTCCGAGGTGTCGTATTTACCCTTTACTGGGTGCTTTCCGCCGTGGTGATGGCCTCCATCGTCTTCTACGGCAAGATCCCCTGGGCCAAATTCATGCAGGCAAGGGCCTATTACCTCACCTTCGCCTTTTCCTTCTCCTTCTCCAAACTCATGGTCGCGCTTTTCCTCTTCATAGACGATGGCCGCCGCGCCGTGATGTGGGTCGTGGAAAAAGTCCGCTCTGCCCCGGCCGTTGCCGCCGCCGTTCAGGCCAGGGAAGAAGGCAACCGCGAAACCGAAGGCATGTCGCGCTCCCGGTTCCTCCTCAAATCAGGCTTCCTCGTTGGCGGCACCCTCATGGGCACGCTGTTGTACGGGCTTTCCAACAAATACAACTACCACGTCCGCAAACTGCGGCTGGCCTACCCGAATTTACCTTCGGCGTTCAAGGGCCTGAAAATCGTTCAGATATCCGACATCCATTCCGGCTCCTTCAACGATAAGGAAGCCGTTAAGCGCGGTGTTGAGCTCATCCAGGCGCAAAAACCTGATCTTGTGCTGTTTACGGGCGACCTGGTGAACGACCGGTCCCTCGAAATGGACGATTACCTCGACGTGTTCGACAAGATCAACGCCCCGATGGGCGTGTTTTCCACCCTCGGTAACCACGACTATGGCGATTATTACCCCTGGCCGGATTACGATAACAACCGCCGCTCGCGCCTCAAGGCTCAGAACCTCGAAACCCTCAAGGGCATCCACGCCAAAATGGGTTGGCGCCTGCTGATGAACGAAAATAAAATCCTCGAAAAAGACGGCCAGCAGATCGCACTGCTGGGCGTCGAGAACTGGAGCATGAACCCCCGGTTCCCGCGGCTCGGCGATATGAAAGCGGCGTACGAAGGCACCAGGGAAGTTCCCTTCAAAATCCTCCTGTCCCACGACCCCACGCATTGGGACGGACAGATCCGCACCGAATATCCCGATATCGACCTCATGCTCGCCGGCCATACGCACGGCATGCAGTTCGGCGTCGAAATCCCGTTCTTCAAATGGAGCCCGGCGCAATACATCTACCGGCAATGGGCGGGTCTGTACGAAGAAGGCAAGCAACGGCTGTATGTGAACAGGGGCTTCGGTTTCCTGGGATATCCCGGCCGCGTGGGCATCCTTCCGGAGATCACCGTGATCGAACTCGTATAAGTTCTGTAATTTGCGGGCGATGAAA
Proteins encoded in this region:
- a CDS encoding metallophosphoesterase; this translates as MRAGPNLLSTILLVIIMLALDAYVFYALRSLMANAAPRLRGVVFTLYWVLSAVVMASIVFYGKIPWAKFMQARAYYLTFAFSFSFSKLMVALFLFIDDGRRAVMWVVEKVRSAPAVAAAVQAREEGNRETEGMSRSRFLLKSGFLVGGTLMGTLLYGLSNKYNYHVRKLRLAYPNLPSAFKGLKIVQISDIHSGSFNDKEAVKRGVELIQAQKPDLVLFTGDLVNDRSLEMDDYLDVFDKINAPMGVFSTLGNHDYGDYYPWPDYDNNRRSRLKAQNLETLKGIHAKMGWRLLMNENKILEKDGQQIALLGVENWSMNPRFPRLGDMKAAYEGTREVPFKILLSHDPTHWDGQIRTEYPDIDLMLAGHTHGMQFGVEIPFFKWSPAQYIYRQWAGLYEEGKQRLYVNRGFGFLGYPGRVGILPEITVIELV
- a CDS encoding metal-dependent hydrolase; this translates as MKFTYYGHSSFAVEVKGKKIVFDPFITHNELAKSIDVERIEADYIFVSHGHADHVADLMALAKRTGATVVGAYELTEWVQKQGHEKVHPMNTGGKWHFDFGTVKCTVAHHSSGLPDGNYGGNPMGFLFMTGEGNFYYSGDTALTFDMELIPRWAKLDFAVLPVGDNFTMGADDAVIAAEFIECQRIIGVHYDTFGYIKIDKAAAQQLFEEAGLTLLLPGIGETIDAIG